A section of the uncultured Desulfosarcina sp. genome encodes:
- a CDS encoding ATP-binding protein, whose product MSKPMLQESETVELKKSLAELKQGLISMVAILNKHKTGTLWFGVRNDGAVTGLSINEKTLRDLSQSIGAHIEPKIFPEISEIIVDDKHCIKIAFAGDDVPYFAYGRAYMRVADEDRQLSVKQLKDLIADQSRESLRWDNQPGKFHMSDLDPEKIKRFVDLAKLAGGNPQNALDKLELIKDGQLLNPARLFFSTQPLQLRCAVFLSTESSTIVDRHDFNGDILELIEEAQKYILKNIHIGMRVEGLRRVDVPEIAIEALREAIINAFCHRDYYDPDHIQVAIFKDRVEIRNPGTLFGNLTIADLRKGNVSQRRNPLIADLFRRVEMVEAWGRGIPLIFKFAPDADFREIGNLFIVSFPRPSFGKLKGEDEGTTQETTQETTQEKIIGALREEPTLTRKLIAQRLGISEDGVKYHLDKLKAAGKIRHVGPTKGGRWEVLDAKLYQPDDFSVGDED is encoded by the coding sequence ATGAGCAAACCAATGCTCCAGGAAAGCGAGACCGTCGAATTGAAAAAAAGCCTGGCCGAACTCAAACAAGGGCTGATTTCGATGGTAGCCATTCTGAACAAACATAAAACCGGCACTCTATGGTTCGGTGTGCGCAATGACGGGGCAGTCACCGGCCTATCCATCAATGAGAAAACCCTTCGCGATCTATCACAATCCATTGGCGCCCATATTGAGCCAAAAATATTTCCAGAGATTTCAGAGATCATCGTCGATGACAAACACTGCATAAAAATCGCGTTTGCCGGCGACGACGTGCCCTATTTTGCCTATGGGCGTGCCTACATGCGGGTAGCGGATGAAGACCGACAGTTGAGCGTCAAACAATTGAAGGATCTAATCGCAGATCAAAGCCGTGAGTCCCTGCGCTGGGATAATCAACCTGGTAAGTTCCACATGTCTGATTTGGATCCTGAAAAAATTAAACGTTTCGTGGATCTTGCCAAACTCGCCGGGGGTAACCCACAAAATGCATTGGATAAACTTGAATTGATCAAGGATGGCCAGTTACTCAATCCGGCGCGGCTTTTTTTCAGCACTCAACCACTCCAGCTTCGATGTGCGGTTTTTTTAAGCACCGAGAGTTCCACTATCGTCGATCGCCACGACTTTAATGGAGACATCCTCGAATTGATCGAAGAGGCTCAGAAATATATCCTCAAAAACATCCACATTGGGATGCGGGTCGAGGGTTTGCGCCGTGTCGACGTGCCGGAAATTGCGATTGAAGCCTTACGCGAAGCGATCATCAACGCCTTTTGTCATCGTGATTATTACGACCCGGATCACATCCAGGTCGCCATTTTCAAGGACCGGGTGGAGATCCGTAACCCAGGCACCCTATTTGGAAACCTGACCATTGCGGATTTACGCAAAGGCAATGTCTCCCAGCGTCGCAACCCCTTGATTGCCGATCTTTTTCGGCGGGTTGAAATGGTGGAAGCTTGGGGCCGCGGCATCCCGTTGATTTTTAAATTCGCACCTGATGCTGATTTTCGTGAAATCGGCAATCTGTTTATTGTATCTTTCCCTCGGCCATCTTTTGGGAAACTGAAAGGTGAAGATGAGGGGACTACCCAAGAAACTACCCAAGAAACTACCCAAGAAAAGATTATTGGTGCTTTGCGGGAAGAGCCGACACTGACACGCAAATTGATCGCTCAACGCTTGGGGATTTCGGAGGATGGGGTAAAATATCACCTGGATAAATTGAAAGCGGCAGGGAAAATCCGGCATGTCGGGCCTACAAAGGGAGGCCGGTGGGAGGTGCTTGACGCCAAGCTATATCAACCGGATGATTTTTCGGTTGGTGATGAAGATTAA
- a CDS encoding YafY family protein, with translation MRGDQLSRQWRILRRLEVSKNGLTANQVADEGGVSLRTAYRDMDDLQAAGFPIYTEKEGKITRWRFIDNYKFNIPEPFTLTELLCLHLGGDLLKVFKGTVFQESQQSILEKIRTMLPPETLAYLNRIRAAYQMGGGPCKDYSCFSGVIDQINRAVADRKTVEFGYWSLKSDERTTRKVDPYKIWFYDGTIYMIGHCHLRKDIRTFVIDRINMLQVLEDCFKVSERFSFDDYVRHSFKVMQDELYAVTVRISPSWSRYIGEKIWHQSQRIQKLIDGGIEISFRVAGLDEIRRWVLGLGPEAVVVEPEELKQSVRQSLEEALSQYPFAAVEGVSPMAAEDQINWAPIRRG, from the coding sequence ATGAGGGGAGACCAGCTTTCACGGCAGTGGCGGATATTAAGGCGCCTCGAAGTGAGCAAAAATGGCCTGACAGCCAATCAGGTGGCCGACGAGGGAGGTGTGTCCCTGCGAACGGCCTATCGCGACATGGACGACCTTCAGGCGGCCGGCTTCCCCATTTACACAGAAAAAGAAGGCAAAATCACCCGCTGGCGTTTCATCGACAATTATAAATTCAACATCCCGGAGCCCTTTACCCTGACCGAACTGCTCTGCCTGCACCTCGGGGGCGACCTGCTCAAAGTCTTCAAAGGGACGGTCTTTCAGGAATCCCAGCAAAGCATCCTGGAAAAAATCCGCACCATGCTGCCTCCGGAAACCCTGGCCTACCTGAATCGCATCCGGGCCGCCTATCAGATGGGCGGCGGTCCCTGCAAGGACTACAGCTGTTTCAGCGGAGTCATCGATCAAATCAACCGGGCGGTTGCCGACCGAAAAACCGTGGAATTCGGTTACTGGTCGCTGAAAAGCGACGAACGCACCACCCGCAAGGTCGATCCTTACAAAATCTGGTTTTACGACGGGACCATCTACATGATCGGTCACTGTCACCTGCGCAAGGATATCCGCACTTTTGTAATAGATCGAATCAACATGCTCCAGGTCCTGGAAGATTGTTTTAAAGTCTCCGAGCGGTTTTCTTTTGACGATTACGTCAGGCATAGCTTCAAGGTGATGCAGGACGAGCTGTACGCAGTGACGGTGCGCATCAGTCCGTCCTGGTCGCGGTATATCGGCGAGAAAATCTGGCATCAGAGCCAGCGCATCCAGAAGCTCATCGACGGGGGCATCGAGATTAGCTTTCGGGTGGCGGGTCTGGATGAAATCCGGCGGTGGGTTTTGGGGCTTGGGCCGGAGGCGGTGGTTGTGGAACCGGAGGAACTGAAACAATCGGTGCGGCAAAGCCTGGAAGAGGCTCTATCGCAGTATCCATTCGCGGCTGTGGAAGGTGTTTCACCCATGGCTGCTGAAGATCAGATAAATTGGGCTCCGATTAGGCGAGGTTAA
- a CDS encoding AAA family ATPase, protein MFSWIPIYIELAEKIVVLKSSPEKLIHIVKDMKKNGLLTISLTDHLADGSEMELSALDPFTFFAMFNRGITHKNRIAILEYLKNHFDLKADVPSDFDGIPVVQNTASWFFGNAPNRKEDDIELLWRLAEQAVSQENLDPTLFDKCLNVWGVGLAKLTVGLFWLKPDKFMPLDKLSLSYFNKRNYDINISDHNGYQEFLKRIVTIGKSYKELSLEAYQEETSDDNGQKIGEPLVESLRKRSDFKEFKSIHYEPKVEREKKAWDLIRQYRGAYSKEALNEIFDTVDIGPTNNRWFGSLIAQPNRNLIFETPTETINHWIEQLLFTDQPVEKSLDYCLGKGKIKGASKGLATLFLYLKSPQEDVVWVPATERGLAVLGRLKIKKNLSSGEQYLHFRNAAVQFRKDFEVDGHELDWYLSYFGNQQKKDPIEKSDSRYWTYSPGKGSKFWENHYANGIMTIGWDYIGDVSHIENTEVIRAKIQAKNGDTKSHKNDVLACWDFGYTIKPGDVIFAKKGKSKLLGYGIVQSDYFFDDDRPEHKHVRKVNWIKKGVWDTSDKQVALKTLTDITTYPDFVKHLQSLMDATPPPTDPLPIYDKEKELNNLFLDEAKFDRIIDILKSKKNLVLQGPPGVGKTFIARHLAYALMGVVDKDRVAMIQFHQSYSYEDFMQGFRPNSEGRFDLKNGVFYEFCRKAQQKPADPHIFVIDEINRGNLSKIFGEMFMLVEGDKRGPDFAMPLTYAQDLGDTFYIPENVYIIGTMNTADRSLAMVDYALRRRFGFITLKPGFESEKFRGYLINNGVDALIVDKVIERMMQLNNRIAEDHKNLGRGYCIGHSYFCPANSNQSYDNAWYENVIRTEIEPLLEEYWFDDPDKVQKRVELLLA, encoded by the coding sequence ATGTTTTCATGGATACCGATTTATATAGAACTTGCAGAAAAAATTGTAGTTTTGAAAAGTAGCCCAGAAAAACTTATCCATATCGTTAAAGATATGAAAAAAAATGGGCTCCTGACAATCAGCCTGACGGATCATTTGGCTGATGGATCGGAGATGGAACTATCTGCTCTGGATCCTTTTACCTTTTTTGCGATGTTCAATCGGGGAATAACACATAAAAATCGAATCGCTATTTTAGAATATCTAAAAAATCATTTCGATCTTAAGGCAGATGTCCCTTCCGATTTCGATGGAATTCCAGTAGTCCAAAACACAGCTTCTTGGTTTTTTGGTAATGCTCCGAATAGAAAGGAAGACGATATTGAATTGCTTTGGCGCCTTGCTGAACAGGCGGTTTCGCAAGAGAATTTGGATCCCACGTTGTTCGACAAATGTCTAAATGTTTGGGGCGTCGGGCTGGCAAAGTTGACAGTAGGTCTATTCTGGCTCAAACCTGATAAATTCATGCCATTAGATAAGTTGAGCCTCTCTTACTTCAACAAGAGAAATTATGATATCAACATTTCCGACCACAACGGCTACCAGGAATTCCTTAAAAGAATCGTAACTATTGGTAAATCCTACAAAGAGCTTTCTCTAGAAGCCTACCAAGAAGAGACATCTGATGATAATGGCCAAAAAATTGGGGAACCACTGGTGGAGTCCCTTCGCAAAAGATCAGATTTTAAAGAATTTAAAAGCATTCACTATGAGCCAAAGGTTGAACGTGAGAAGAAAGCTTGGGATCTCATAAGACAGTATCGGGGGGCTTATTCAAAAGAAGCATTAAATGAAATTTTCGATACGGTGGACATTGGACCAACTAACAATCGTTGGTTCGGATCATTAATTGCCCAACCGAACCGAAATCTAATTTTTGAAACACCGACTGAAACGATAAACCATTGGATTGAGCAACTTCTTTTCACAGATCAACCCGTTGAAAAGTCTTTGGACTATTGCCTCGGCAAAGGAAAGATCAAGGGGGCCAGCAAAGGATTAGCTACGCTGTTCCTATATCTCAAATCCCCACAAGAAGATGTTGTGTGGGTGCCGGCAACAGAACGGGGTCTGGCCGTTTTGGGCCGACTAAAAATTAAAAAGAACCTATCGAGCGGCGAGCAATACCTACACTTCAGGAACGCAGCAGTTCAATTCCGAAAAGACTTTGAAGTCGACGGTCACGAACTTGATTGGTACCTATCATATTTTGGGAATCAGCAGAAAAAGGATCCGATTGAAAAAAGCGACTCACGTTATTGGACATACTCTCCAGGAAAAGGATCCAAATTTTGGGAGAACCACTATGCAAACGGTATCATGACGATAGGATGGGATTACATCGGCGATGTAAGCCATATAGAAAACACGGAAGTGATTCGAGCGAAAATACAAGCCAAAAACGGTGATACCAAATCCCACAAAAATGACGTCCTTGCATGCTGGGACTTTGGGTACACCATAAAACCGGGTGATGTCATCTTCGCCAAAAAGGGGAAAAGTAAGTTACTTGGATATGGCATTGTTCAGTCTGATTATTTTTTCGATGATGACCGACCTGAGCACAAGCACGTGAGAAAGGTGAATTGGATTAAGAAAGGTGTTTGGGATACTTCTGATAAGCAGGTAGCTCTAAAGACACTGACCGATATTACGACGTATCCTGATTTTGTAAAGCACCTGCAAAGTTTGATGGATGCAACACCCCCTCCCACAGATCCTCTTCCCATTTATGACAAAGAGAAGGAATTGAACAATCTTTTTTTGGATGAGGCCAAGTTCGATCGGATCATCGATATTTTGAAATCTAAAAAGAATCTTGTCCTCCAAGGGCCTCCCGGAGTGGGCAAGACATTCATCGCACGTCACCTCGCCTATGCGCTGATGGGAGTTGTTGATAAGGACCGTGTGGCCATGATTCAGTTCCATCAGTCCTATTCCTATGAAGACTTCATGCAGGGCTTCAGGCCCAACAGTGAAGGACGGTTCGATCTGAAAAATGGTGTCTTCTATGAATTTTGCCGCAAAGCACAGCAAAAACCGGCCGATCCCCATATTTTCGTCATCGATGAAATCAATCGCGGGAACCTCAGCAAGATTTTCGGTGAAATGTTCATGCTGGTAGAGGGGGATAAAAGAGGACCGGATTTTGCCATGCCCCTGACATATGCCCAGGACTTAGGCGATACCTTCTATATTCCCGAAAACGTCTATATCATCGGAACAATGAATACGGCCGACCGGTCCCTTGCCATGGTGGACTATGCTTTAAGGAGGCGCTTCGGGTTCATTACCCTGAAACCGGGCTTCGAAAGCGAGAAGTTCAGAGGGTATCTAATCAACAATGGTGTCGATGCTCTGATCGTGGACAAGGTCATCGAAAGGATGATGCAGCTAAACAATCGAATTGCCGAGGACCACAAGAATCTTGGCCGCGGTTATTGTATCGGGCACAGCTATTTTTGCCCGGCAAACAGCAACCAAAGCTATGACAATGCCTGGTACGAGAATGTAATCCGTACGGAAATCGAACCGTTGCTCGAGGAATACTGGTTCGATGATCCGGATAAAGTTCAAAAACGTGTTGAGCTTCTGCTGGCATGA